DNA from Candidatus Izemoplasma sp.:
CAATAATCGTAACGTCTAAATTCGGATACACTATCTTTAATGGAATGCTTGGAAATCCAGCACCACTGCCAACATCTAATATCTTCTGATCGTTCAGCGTGATGATTTGGCCCATCATAATACTATCATAGAAGTGCTTCATAAGTACCTCATCATAGGATGTGATGGCCGTTAAATTTACTTTTTGATTCCATTCAACCAACAATCGGTAGTAATCTTCAAATTGCTGGATTTGCTTTTTAGATAACAGAATATCTATCGCTTCTAGTTTTTGTATAAATGCTTGCATGCTTAAATCACCTTAGGTCTATTTTACCATACTAATCAATATTTTAAAATATAAGAAAAACAGCTTTTGAAAAGCTATTTTTTTGTTTGTATATGTACCAACAACAAAGAAACATCCGCAGGATTTACACCACTAATACGAGATGCTTGTCCAATCGTAAGAGGTTTGATATCTTTTAATTTCTCTTTGGCTTCTAAAGCTAAATTATGGATCGCATCATAATCGATATCTGATGGAATCTTAACAGTCTCCATTTTCAACATTTTTTCAGCTTGTTTTTCGGCTTTTTTAATATAACCTTCATACTTACTATCAATCTCCACTTGTTCCAGTACCTCTTGAGAATAATCACTGAGATCAACCCAGTGGTTTAAATGGTTTATCATGATTTCAGGACGCTTTAGAAGTCCCAACAAATTTGTCTTATTTCTTAACTCAGTAGAACCAATCTCTAAGATATAATCGTTTGTTTCTTTATTCGGTGTAATAAAATAGTCACTAAGCATTTCTTTAACTCTTTTTATATCGGCCAACTTCTCGACAAATTTTTTATATTTTTCATCTGTGATAAGACCTATATCATATCCATATTGACGTAAACGAATATCTGCATTATCATGGCGTAATAGTAAGCGGTATTCCGCTCTTGATGTTAGTAATCGATAAGGATCAACGACGCCTTTTGTCACTAAATCATCAATTAATACACCTATATATGCCTCGTTACGTTTTAATACAAGGGGCTCTTTACCTTCTAAGTCTAACGATGCGTTAATTCCAGCCATAAGGCCTTGACAAGCTGCTTCTTCATACCCACTTGTCCCATTTACCTGTCCAGCAAAATACAGGTTATTATACTGTTTACTTGCTAGTGATGGATACAAATCTCTTGGATCAATCGCATCATACTCAATGGCATATGCATAGCGAACAATTTCCGCTTTTTCTAATCCAGGAATAGATTTTACCATTTTTTCTTGAATATCATGTGGCATAGAGGTTGAAAAGCCTTGAACATAAATTTCTTCTAATGATTCACTTTCGGGTTCTAAGAAAATCTGATGACGGGCTTTATCTTTAAATCGTACCAATTTATCCTCAATCGATGGACAGTATCTAGGCCCAACACCTTCAACTGCACCACTATACATTGATGACAAGGTTAAATTATTGTTAATCACATTATGCGTTTGTGGACTCGTATATG
Protein-coding regions in this window:
- the mnmG gene encoding tRNA uridine-5-carboxymethylaminomethyl(34) synthesis enzyme MnmG, coding for MYEVIVVGGGHAGSEACLAAARKGHQTLLVTGNLDMIASMPCNPSVGGPAKGIVVREIDALGGEMARNADKTQIQMRLLNISKGPAVRALRAQSDKVRYSKEMKETIFTQENLDVIEAYVEKLLFENNQVIGVKLANGDTYLGKKIIITTGTYMQSKIMVGDVFKKEGPDKQKPSLGLSPQLRELGFETQRLKTGTPPRVKRETVDFSKTVEHPGDPIERTFSYDNIYYYDVDKQYSCYLTYTSPQTHNVINNNLTLSSMYSGAVEGVGPRYCPSIEDKLVRFKDKARHQIFLEPESESLEEIYVQGFSTSMPHDIQEKMVKSIPGLEKAEIVRYAYAIEYDAIDPRDLYPSLASKQYNNLYFAGQVNGTSGYEEAACQGLMAGINASLDLEGKEPLVLKRNEAYIGVLIDDLVTKGVVDPYRLLTSRAEYRLLLRHDNADIRLRQYGYDIGLITDEKYKKFVEKLADIKRVKEMLSDYFITPNKETNDYILEIGSTELRNKTNLLGLLKRPEIMINHLNHWVDLSDYSQEVLEQVEIDSKYEGYIKKAEKQAEKMLKMETVKIPSDIDYDAIHNLALEAKEKLKDIKPLTIGQASRISGVNPADVSLLLVHIQTKK